The genomic window ACGCCGACCTGGCGGGGATGCAGAAGTACGGCTTCGACGAGGCCCGGCCCATCCTGGAGCGCGCCAGCGCCCGCGAGACCGCCGCCCGTGTCGCCCTCGGCGCCGTGGCCCGCTCCTACCTCAAGGAGACCGCGGGCATCGAGATCGTCAGCCACGTCGTCGAGCTGGCCGCGGCCAAGGCGCCTTACGGCGTCTACCCCAAGCCCTCCGACGTCGAGCGGCTCGACGCCGACCCGGTGCGCTGCCTGGACGCCGACGCGTCGAAGGCGATGGTCGCGGAGATCGACCAGGCCCACAAGGACGGCGACACCCTCGGCGGCGTCGTCGAGGTGCTCGCCTACGGCGTGCCCGTCGGCCTCGGCTCGCACGTGCACTGGGACCGCAGGCTCGACGCCCGCCTCGCCGCCGCCCTGATGGGCATCCAGGCCATCAAGGGCGTCGAGGTCGGCGACGGTTTCGACCTCGCCCGGGTGCCGGGATCCAAGGCGCACGACGAGATCCTCGCCACCGAGAACGGCATCAAGCGCGCCTCCGGCCGCTCCGGCGGCACCGAGGGCGGGCTCACCACCGGTGAGCTGCTGCGGGTCCGCGCCGCGATGAAGCCCATCGCCACCGTCCCGAAGGCGCTCGCCACCGTCGACGTGGTGACGGGCGAGGCGGCGAAGGCCCACCACCAGCGCTCCGACGTCTGCGCGGTCCCGGCCGCGGGCATCGTCGCCGAGGCCATGGTCGCCCTGGTGCTGGCCGACGCGGTCGCGGAGAAGTTCGGCGGCGACAGCGTCGCCGAGACCCACCGCAACGTGCAGTCGTACCTCTCCCACCTCCAGATCCGGTGAGCGGGCCCCTGATCGTCCTGGTCGGCCCGATGGGCGTCGGCAAGTCCACGGTGGGCGAGCTGCTCGCGGAGCGTCTGGGCGCCGGGTACCGCGACACCGACGCGGACATCGTCGCCACAGCCGGCAAGGCGATCTCCGAGATCTTCTTCGACGAGGGCGAGGAGCACTTCCGCGCGCTGGAACGGGAGGCCGTGAAGGCCGCGGTGGACCAGCACACGGGAGTCCTCGCCCTCGGCGGCGGCGCCGTACTGGACGACGCGACCCGGGCACTGCTGGCCGGGCGTCCGGTCGTCTACCTCTCGATGGACGTGGACGAGGCTGTCCGGAGGGTCGGGCTGAACACCGCGCGCCCCCTCCTCGCGGTGAACCCGCGGCGGCAGTGGCGCGAACTCATGGACGCCCGGCGCCACTTCTACGAGGAAGTGGCCCTGGCCACCGTCGCCACCGACGACCGCACCCCCGAAGAGGTCGCCCGGGCGATCCTCGACGTACTGGAACTGCCGGAGCGCACGGGTGAGCCCGTGGCGTCCGGCCGGGAGAACACAGCCATGACCGAGCAGGGCACCACACGCATCCGGATCGCCGGCACGGCGGGCACCGACCCCTACGACGTGCTGGTCGGCCGCCAGCTCCTCGGCGAGCTGCCGGGCCTCATCGGCGACCGCGTCAAGCGGGTCGCCGTCCTGCACCCCGAGGCGCTCGCCGAGACCGGTGAGACGATCCGCGAGGACCTCGCGGCCCAGGGCTACGAAGCCATCGCGATCCAGCTGCCGAACGCCGAGGAGGCCAAGACCGTCGAGGTCGCCGCCTACTGCTGGAAGGCGCTCGGCCAGACCGGCTTCACCCGTACCGACGTCATCGTAGGCATCGGCGGCGGCGCCACCACCGACGTCGCGGGCTTCGTCGCCGCCTCGTGGCTGCGCGGGGTGCGGTGGATCGCCGTACCGACGACCGTGCTCGGCATGGTCGACGCGGCCGTCGGCGGCAAGACCGGCATCAACACGGCCGAGGGCAAGAACCTCGTCGGCGCCTTCCACCCGCCCGCCGGGGTGCTCTGCGACCTCGCGGCGCTGGACTCGCTGCCGGTCAACGACTACGTCTCCGGCATGGCCGAGATCATCAAGGCGGGCTTCATCGCCGACCCGGTGATCCTCGACCTGGTCGAGGCCGATCCCCAGGGCGCCC from Streptomyces sp. NBC_01341 includes these protein-coding regions:
- the aroC gene encoding chorismate synthase, coding for MSRLRWLTAGESHGPALVATLEGLPAGIPVTTEMVADALARRRLGYGRGARMKFERDEVTFLGGVRHGLTMGSPVAVMVGNTEWPKWEQVMSADPVDPEVLAAQARNAPLTRPRPGHADLAGMQKYGFDEARPILERASARETAARVALGAVARSYLKETAGIEIVSHVVELAAAKAPYGVYPKPSDVERLDADPVRCLDADASKAMVAEIDQAHKDGDTLGGVVEVLAYGVPVGLGSHVHWDRRLDARLAAALMGIQAIKGVEVGDGFDLARVPGSKAHDEILATENGIKRASGRSGGTEGGLTTGELLRVRAAMKPIATVPKALATVDVVTGEAAKAHHQRSDVCAVPAAGIVAEAMVALVLADAVAEKFGGDSVAETHRNVQSYLSHLQIR
- the aroB gene encoding 3-dehydroquinate synthase — encoded protein: MSGPLIVLVGPMGVGKSTVGELLAERLGAGYRDTDADIVATAGKAISEIFFDEGEEHFRALEREAVKAAVDQHTGVLALGGGAVLDDATRALLAGRPVVYLSMDVDEAVRRVGLNTARPLLAVNPRRQWRELMDARRHFYEEVALATVATDDRTPEEVARAILDVLELPERTGEPVASGRENTAMTEQGTTRIRIAGTAGTDPYDVLVGRQLLGELPGLIGDRVKRVAVLHPEALAETGETIREDLAAQGYEAIAIQLPNAEEAKTVEVAAYCWKALGQTGFTRTDVIVGIGGGATTDVAGFVAASWLRGVRWIAVPTTVLGMVDAAVGGKTGINTAEGKNLVGAFHPPAGVLCDLAALDSLPVNDYVSGMAEIIKAGFIADPVILDLVEADPQGARTPAGPHTAELIERSIRVKAEVVSSDLKESGLREILNYGHTLAHAIEKNERYKWRHGAAVSVGMVFAAELGRLAGRLDDATADRHRAVLESVGLPLTYRGDQWPKLLENMKVDKKSRGDLLRFIVLDGIGKPTVLEGPDPAVLLAAYGEVSA